A window of Mucilaginibacter paludis DSM 18603 contains these coding sequences:
- a CDS encoding SDR family oxidoreductase produces MDLKIQYKVALVLAASKGLGRAIATTLANEGASVVIGSRDKQELEKTAAEIIASTRQVNVIAVPVDVTQPDQLQNIVIETIKAFGTIDILVNNAGGPPFNKFESFDDEQWLATFNQNLLSVVRTSRLVVPYMRQAGGGRIINIISASVKSVMDNSVLSTSMRMGVVGMAKLLADEVAPYGITVNNVAPGLILTDRIKETLPAGNPEEALKQKTKNIPAGRIGKPEELAAVVAFLASEQAAYITGTTIPVDGGSNRGIY; encoded by the coding sequence ATGGATTTAAAAATACAATACAAAGTAGCCCTGGTATTAGCCGCCAGCAAAGGGCTTGGCCGTGCCATTGCAACTACTTTGGCCAACGAAGGCGCGAGTGTGGTAATTGGCTCACGCGATAAGCAGGAGCTGGAAAAAACAGCTGCCGAAATTATAGCTTCAACGCGGCAGGTTAACGTGATAGCCGTCCCGGTAGATGTAACTCAGCCCGATCAATTGCAAAATATAGTGATTGAAACCATTAAGGCATTTGGCACCATCGATATTTTGGTGAACAATGCAGGCGGGCCGCCCTTTAATAAATTTGAAAGCTTTGATGATGAGCAATGGCTGGCCACCTTTAACCAAAACCTGCTCAGTGTTGTACGTACCAGCCGCCTGGTAGTTCCGTACATGCGGCAGGCCGGTGGCGGGCGAATTATCAACATCATTAGCGCCTCGGTTAAATCGGTAATGGATAATTCGGTGCTCTCTACCAGTATGCGGATGGGCGTAGTGGGGATGGCCAAACTACTGGCCGACGAGGTTGCGCCTTATGGTATTACGGTAAATAATGTTGCACCCGGCCTTATCCTTACGGATCGCATCAAAGAAACCCTGCCCGCAGGTAACCCGGAAGAAGCCCTCAAACAAAAAACAAAAAATATCCCCGCCGGGCGCATAGGTAAGCCGGAAGAACTGGCCGCCGTGGTGGCTTTTTTAGCATCAGAACAAGCAGCTTATATTACCGGGACTACCATTCCGGTTGATGGTGGGAGTAATAGGGGGATTTATTAG
- a CDS encoding SDR family NAD(P)-dependent oxidoreductase, with translation MDLKIQYKVALVLAASKGLGRAIATTLANEGASVVIGSRDKQELEKTAAEMFIPAMI, from the coding sequence ATGGATTTAAAAATACAATACAAAGTAGCCCTGGTATTAGCCGCCAGCAAAGGGCTTGGCCGTGCCATTGCAACTACTTTGGCCAACGAAGGCGCGAGTGTGGTAATTGGCTCACGCGATAAGCAGGAGCTGGAAAAAACAGCTGCCGAAATGTTTATACCAGCGATGATTTAA
- a CDS encoding metallophosphoesterase, which produces MVHQFLKKLLAKPIGRLAEKYDSRPDAGRVFTALTELKQNILTNPGKKGPVMSFGPQQQFIIFSDQHKGTKNGSDIFATAEQNYIAALEYYNQNNFTYINLGDGEELWENNIAKVKRKNSQSFAREKNFATRNAFVKIFGNHDLYWDNDPLAPIFLERIYGQKINIYEGAILQTDIDGKPLQIFLTHGHQGDLQSDGNWFSKWFIANVWGPLQMYLELNLNTPSVDDHLKTIHNNMMYQWSARQPGLLLITGHTHQPVFESLTHLERLYRQMELARASHDVDVVKEMEQEINKRIRKNSPAPDFLGYKPGYFNSGCCCFDDGDITGIEIAGGYIRLIKWAYHNQVPVRIVLEEITLKELIDSL; this is translated from the coding sequence ATGGTTCATCAATTTTTAAAAAAACTGCTCGCCAAACCTATAGGCCGCTTAGCTGAGAAATATGATTCCAGGCCCGATGCCGGGCGTGTATTTACGGCATTAACCGAGCTCAAACAAAATATCCTCACCAATCCGGGAAAGAAAGGCCCTGTGATGAGTTTCGGCCCGCAGCAGCAGTTCATTATCTTCTCAGATCAACATAAAGGAACCAAAAATGGGTCGGATATTTTTGCGACGGCCGAACAAAACTACATTGCCGCACTGGAGTATTATAACCAAAACAATTTTACCTATATCAATTTAGGAGATGGCGAAGAACTATGGGAGAATAACATTGCCAAGGTAAAACGAAAAAACAGCCAGAGCTTTGCCCGCGAAAAAAACTTTGCAACCAGGAACGCCTTTGTGAAAATTTTTGGCAACCATGATCTTTATTGGGACAACGATCCGCTCGCACCCATCTTTCTCGAACGGATTTACGGGCAAAAAATAAACATTTACGAGGGCGCCATATTGCAAACCGATATTGATGGCAAACCGCTGCAGATATTTTTAACACATGGGCACCAGGGCGATTTGCAAAGCGATGGCAACTGGTTCAGTAAATGGTTTATTGCCAATGTGTGGGGCCCCTTGCAAATGTACCTGGAGCTAAACCTGAACACCCCATCCGTGGATGATCATCTAAAAACCATCCATAACAACATGATGTACCAATGGAGCGCCCGGCAACCCGGCTTGCTGCTTATTACAGGGCATACCCATCAACCGGTTTTTGAATCGTTAACACACTTGGAAAGGTTGTACAGGCAAATGGAACTGGCCCGGGCCAGCCACGATGTGGACGTAGTGAAAGAAATGGAGCAGGAGATTAACAAGCGCATCAGAAAAAATAGCCCGGCTCCCGATTTTTTGGGCTATAAGCCAGGTTACTTTAACAGCGGCTGCTGTTGTTTTGATGATGGCGATATTACCGGGATAGAAATAGCCGGAGGATACATCAGGCTGATTAAATGGGCATACCATAACCAGGTTCCGGTTAGGATAGTGTTGGAAGAGATTACGCTGAAAGAACTAATTGATTCGCTTTGA
- a CDS encoding sigma-70 family RNA polymerase sigma factor, producing MRQLKISQSITNRESQSLDKYLTEIGKVDLITADEEVILAQKIREGDQAALERLTKTNLRFVVSVAKQYQNQGLTLGDLINEGNLGLIKAAKRFDETKGFKFISYAVWWIRQSILSAVAEQSRIVRLPLNQIGSLNKIRQAFSKLEQQYEREPSQAELADILETTEDKICDSLSNSGRHVSMDAPFVQGEENTLLDVLQNNEPTTDDYLMEESLSQEIMRSLVTLAEREREVIVLFFGLGNNYPLSLEEIGEKYNLTRERVRQIKDKALQRLRHTSRSNLLQSYL from the coding sequence ATGAGACAACTCAAAATATCCCAATCCATTACCAACCGCGAATCTCAGTCATTGGATAAATACCTGACCGAAATTGGCAAAGTAGATTTGATAACTGCTGATGAAGAAGTTATACTGGCACAAAAAATCAGGGAAGGGGACCAGGCGGCCTTAGAGCGCCTAACAAAAACTAACCTGCGCTTTGTTGTATCTGTAGCCAAGCAGTACCAAAACCAGGGCCTTACCCTGGGCGATTTAATTAACGAAGGTAACTTAGGTTTAATTAAGGCCGCCAAACGTTTTGATGAAACCAAAGGATTTAAATTTATTTCGTACGCTGTATGGTGGATCCGTCAGTCTATCCTTTCGGCCGTTGCCGAGCAATCGCGTATTGTGCGTTTACCATTAAACCAGATCGGATCATTAAACAAAATCCGTCAGGCATTCTCTAAGTTAGAGCAGCAATACGAACGTGAGCCATCGCAAGCCGAATTGGCCGATATATTGGAAACTACCGAAGATAAAATTTGCGATTCATTAAGCAACTCTGGCCGCCATGTGTCTATGGATGCGCCTTTTGTACAAGGTGAAGAAAATACCCTGCTGGATGTATTGCAAAACAACGAGCCTACAACCGATGATTACCTGATGGAAGAATCACTTTCACAAGAAATTATGCGCTCGCTGGTTACTTTAGCTGAGCGCGAACGCGAGGTTATTGTATTGTTCTTCGGTTTAGGTAATAACTACCCACTCTCGTTAGAGGAGATCGGCGAAAAATATAACCTTACCCGCGAACGTGTTCGCCAGATTAAAGATAAAGCCTTACAACGTTTGCGCCACACTTCAAGGAGCAACCTGTTGCAGTCGTATTTATAA
- a CDS encoding glycosyltransferase family 117 protein: MRYKKINNGLGWLCFAIATATYILTLEPSVSFWDCGEFISCAFRLQVSHQPGYPLFAMLGKAFSLLSMGDRTKVAYCTNLMSALASAATIMFLFWTITAFAKKLILEKNHRLSQTNTMLIMGAGVIGAGAFTFTDTFWFSAVETIVFALSSLCTAVVFWAILKWDAQAAEPGSDKWIVLIAYIIGLSIGIHLLNLLTIPAIAMVYYFRRYSRINFKSGVVAFLISIAILAFVQFGVRGYTIHIAAYFDLFFVNTLGMAFGSGALTFFVLLIGALVYGIVYSIRRQKPMLNLALLCIAFIYLGYSSFAYIPIRAAANTNLNNTHPDNAFTLYSYLNRTQYGETPLLSGPYFDAKIIDQAEGNPIYRKGKTKYEQAGKRVSYTYDHISLLPRIWSTEQDPQYAANVQFYKQFLGMADGQSPKFADNMSWLFNWQLYQMYARYFLWNFVGRYNDLDGQQNAKAINGNWTSGIFDGGKHLPRSVTNSINYTPLYAVPFVLGIFGMVYHFRQKKRDALIIALLYFFTGIAIVLYVNQTSLQPRERDYSYVGSFYAFAIWIGLGVIALAEMFRKKMNARFAVMGSFVICLIVPVLLATKEWRSHDRSTKMTPHDMAYNFLISCPQNAILFTYGDNDTYSLWYDQEVEGIRPDVRIVCLSLFSSDWYIHQMQGTMNQSAPLPITLSFDQYKDGVRDVIYYNDAHIAGPVEVKDVFDFITSDDSRTKVEYQNGESLNYLPTKNLKLTINADELIKKGVVKPDQKDKLAKTMEWKFNGNYLTKDNLAILDILAHNNWERPICFTATMNTESMAGLQPYLYKEGFTYRLIPLKPDTTVQDQYSKTNSLVMYHNVMGKFKYGNYKHARNLDNVSTQQFYEVMETTFINLAQGLIKDGYPQLALNALHQFDAQMPDINPDIDTASKKYFLAETAYRLHDAALGGRYIKSVNDYITDQLDYNYALLQHNQQEGLNIRDIQISMSLLSAMVDTTKNNNETQLSGQLYARLKDYSSKFSVLQQR; this comes from the coding sequence ATGCGGTACAAAAAAATAAACAACGGCTTAGGCTGGCTTTGCTTTGCGATAGCTACGGCTACTTACATTTTAACGCTCGAACCATCAGTCAGCTTTTGGGATTGCGGCGAATTTATCTCCTGCGCCTTCAGATTACAGGTGTCTCATCAGCCTGGATACCCTCTGTTCGCCATGTTGGGTAAAGCCTTTTCCCTGCTCTCTATGGGCGACCGCACCAAGGTGGCTTATTGCACCAATCTGATGTCGGCGCTGGCCAGCGCCGCTACCATTATGTTCTTGTTTTGGACTATTACGGCGTTTGCAAAAAAACTAATATTGGAAAAAAATCACCGGCTAAGTCAAACTAATACGATGCTGATTATGGGGGCCGGTGTGATAGGAGCAGGAGCTTTTACCTTTACCGATACTTTTTGGTTTTCGGCCGTCGAGACCATTGTATTCGCATTGTCGTCGCTTTGCACGGCGGTAGTTTTCTGGGCCATTTTAAAATGGGATGCTCAGGCCGCGGAGCCGGGTTCTGACAAATGGATTGTCCTGATAGCTTACATCATCGGATTATCCATCGGTATACATCTGCTTAATTTATTAACTATCCCTGCTATCGCTATGGTATATTACTTCCGAAGGTACAGCCGGATTAATTTTAAAAGCGGTGTAGTTGCTTTTTTAATCAGTATTGCTATATTGGCCTTTGTACAGTTTGGTGTGCGGGGGTATACTATCCACATTGCGGCTTATTTCGATCTGTTCTTCGTAAATACGCTCGGCATGGCTTTTGGCAGCGGCGCGCTTACCTTTTTCGTATTATTAATTGGTGCATTAGTATACGGTATTGTGTATAGCATCCGCCGCCAAAAACCAATGCTAAACCTGGCTTTATTATGTATTGCGTTTATCTATTTAGGATACAGTTCATTCGCCTATATTCCCATCCGTGCGGCGGCCAATACCAACCTCAACAATACTCATCCGGATAATGCCTTTACTTTGTATAGTTACCTTAACCGGACACAATACGGCGAAACACCCCTGTTATCGGGCCCATACTTTGACGCAAAGATTATTGACCAGGCCGAAGGCAACCCCATTTACCGGAAGGGAAAAACGAAATATGAGCAAGCTGGCAAACGGGTAAGCTATACCTACGACCATATCAGCCTGCTGCCACGCATCTGGAGCACCGAGCAGGACCCGCAGTATGCTGCCAACGTACAGTTTTATAAACAATTTTTGGGCATGGCCGATGGACAATCGCCAAAATTTGCCGATAATATGAGCTGGTTGTTTAACTGGCAACTTTACCAGATGTATGCCCGCTACTTTTTATGGAACTTTGTGGGGCGCTATAACGACCTGGACGGGCAGCAGAATGCCAAGGCCATTAACGGCAACTGGACCAGTGGTATTTTTGATGGCGGCAAACATTTACCCCGGTCGGTTACCAATAGCATCAACTATACGCCTTTGTATGCCGTTCCGTTTGTGTTGGGAATATTCGGGATGGTTTACCATTTCAGGCAGAAAAAACGCGATGCGCTTATTATTGCCTTGCTTTACTTTTTTACGGGCATTGCCATAGTGCTGTATGTTAACCAAACATCCTTGCAGCCGCGCGAACGCGATTACTCTTACGTAGGTTCATTTTACGCCTTCGCCATTTGGATAGGGCTGGGGGTTATAGCACTTGCCGAGATGTTTCGTAAAAAAATGAATGCACGGTTTGCGGTAATGGGGTCTTTTGTAATTTGTTTAATAGTGCCCGTATTGCTGGCTACCAAAGAGTGGCGCAGTCACGACCGGTCGACCAAGATGACACCGCATGATATGGCCTATAATTTTTTAATATCGTGCCCCCAAAACGCAATCCTGTTTACCTATGGCGATAATGATACCTACTCGTTGTGGTATGATCAGGAGGTTGAAGGCATCAGGCCGGATGTGCGCATTGTTTGCCTGAGCTTGTTTAGTAGTGATTGGTATATTCACCAGATGCAGGGTACAATGAATCAATCTGCCCCGCTACCCATTACCCTCAGCTTCGATCAGTATAAGGACGGCGTACGCGATGTAATTTATTATAACGATGCACACATAGCCGGGCCGGTTGAGGTGAAGGATGTTTTTGATTTTATTACCTCTGATGATAGCCGCACTAAAGTTGAATACCAAAATGGTGAGAGCCTGAATTACCTGCCCACCAAAAATTTAAAACTGACTATTAACGCGGATGAACTTATTAAAAAAGGCGTAGTTAAGCCGGATCAGAAAGACAAGCTTGCTAAAACGATGGAATGGAAGTTTAACGGAAACTACCTGACCAAAGATAACCTGGCCATATTGGATATACTGGCGCATAATAACTGGGAAAGGCCCATTTGTTTTACTGCAACCATGAACACAGAGAGCATGGCAGGCCTGCAACCCTATTTATATAAGGAGGGCTTTACTTACCGGTTGATTCCCTTAAAGCCTGATACCACGGTACAAGATCAATATAGCAAAACCAATAGCCTGGTGATGTATCACAACGTGATGGGTAAGTTTAAATACGGTAACTATAAGCACGCCCGTAACCTCGATAATGTATCAACCCAGCAGTTTTACGAAGTAATGGAAACAACCTTTATTAACCTTGCGCAAGGGTTGATTAAAGATGGCTACCCGCAGCTGGCGCTCAATGCCTTGCACCAATTTGACGCGCAAATGCCAGATATTAATCCCGATATTGATACGGCAAGCAAAAAATATTTTCTGGCCGAAACTGCCTACCGGCTGCATGATGCCGCCTTGGGCGGCAGGTATATTAAAAGTGTTAACGATTATATCACCGATCAGCTGGATTATAACTACGCCCTGCTTCAGCATAATCAACAGGAGGGGCTCAATATTCGGGATATACAAATATCAATGTCGTTATTAAGCGCCATGGTTGATACCACCAAAAATAATAACGAAACCCAATTAAGCGGACAGTTGTATGCCCGGTTGAAAGATTATAGCAGTAAGTTTTCTGTATTGCAGCAAAGATAG
- a CDS encoding helix-turn-helix domain-containing protein, producing MFILPNGNYRLVSTIPILNFITMQELGKNIKLLRHEKGWSQSDFAAKLGISVPAFSKIENGLTDLHLSRLNNIAKILDMSIVELLSFQKSVRNNDANELDSAKESIKNYMEQILNLQKQVILLHEEIRKLSKAPKDVL from the coding sequence ATGTTTATCTTACCAAATGGTAATTATCGTTTGGTAAGTACTATTCCAATCTTAAATTTCATAACCATGCAGGAGCTGGGTAAAAACATTAAGTTGCTAAGGCACGAAAAAGGATGGTCGCAAAGTGATTTTGCAGCTAAGTTAGGTATATCTGTACCCGCTTTTTCAAAAATTGAAAACGGACTAACTGATCTGCATTTATCAAGATTGAATAATATCGCTAAAATATTAGATATGTCGATAGTTGAGCTGCTATCATTTCAAAAGTCTGTTAGAAATAATGATGCTAACGAGCTCGACTCTGCCAAAGAGAGTATTAAAAACTATATGGAGCAGATACTTAACCTGCAAAAGCAGGTGATTTTACTCCACGAAGAAATTCGTAAGCTTAGTAAGGCGCCTAAAGACGTTCTTTAG
- a CDS encoding response regulator transcription factor has translation MIKIILAEDHNIVRNGIKSILDNEADMEVVFEAKNGNEVLSWLAEGNSATLILTDMNMPGLNGLGLIKEMKANMPTVILSMLDHENYVIEAITAGAHGYLLKSINKDELLFGLRHVADGGKYICMELTFKLLDKLSGYSPINEPHKTIIAIELSEREKEVLDLISEGYTNNEIADKLFTSRRTVEGHRQNLIEKTGVKNTPSLIRFALQNGLIK, from the coding sequence TTGATCAAAATAATTTTAGCTGAGGATCATAATATCGTACGGAACGGTATCAAATCCATTTTAGATAATGAAGCGGATATGGAAGTAGTTTTCGAGGCTAAAAATGGCAACGAGGTACTATCATGGCTTGCAGAGGGAAATAGTGCTACCCTGATACTAACCGACATGAACATGCCCGGGCTAAACGGCCTTGGCCTGATTAAAGAAATGAAAGCTAATATGCCTACCGTGATTCTGTCAATGCTTGATCATGAAAATTATGTAATCGAAGCCATTACCGCCGGGGCCCACGGCTACCTGCTTAAAAGCATCAATAAGGATGAGCTTTTGTTTGGGCTAAGGCATGTTGCCGACGGTGGCAAGTACATCTGTATGGAGCTTACTTTTAAATTGCTTGATAAACTCTCGGGATACTCACCCATTAACGAGCCTCATAAAACAATAATAGCTATAGAACTATCGGAAAGAGAGAAAGAGGTACTTGATTTAATATCAGAAGGTTATACAAACAACGAAATTGCCGATAAGCTATTTACCAGCAGGCGCACCGTAGAAGGGCACCGGCAAAACCTGATTGAAAAAACAGGCGTTAAAAACACGCCTTCACTAATCAGATTTGCCTTACAAAATGGTTTAATTAAATAA
- a CDS encoding CheR family methyltransferase, whose translation MAKVNKNKLFPVIGMGGSAGSFQAFETFFKHMRPDSGMAFIIIMHLGPNQKGSIVQLFQNYTSMPVLEAVDGMVIEPDSVYIIPPNADLGIHNHKLLILKPAKLSGYRMPIDYFLQSLAEDQWNKAVAIIFSGMGSDGETGVRMIKEKLGMAMAQDPDTAQYPSMPVSAIETNLVDYVLSPEEMPDKLLQYINHPVLADDSDEQSISEIKNANSIQKIMMLLRSHTGHDFSLYKKSTITRRIDRRIAFHQLPNYGQYVNYLRDNPHEIDVLFHELLIGVTKFFRDIQAYEALQKSLHPLLSRKADGEPIRVWIAGCSTGEEAYSIAILITEYIKTLTSVHIPKVQIFATDLDMNAIEHARTGIYRSNIVADVSPERIENFFIKNEEWYTVKKELREMIVFAQHNILKDAPFTKLDLLCCRNVMIYLTAELQQKIIPVFHYSLNVKGLYFMGPAETLGGFSDMFTTIDSKWKIFERKDGASFFGKMADFPFHTARQPIIPNKVDMTDSSPRKKTLGEIFNQVLIDHYTPTSILINDKGDIVYSNGKTGRYLELPAGEAVMNIYQMAREELRYVLSNAIHQSVTQKGPVTINDIKLKEEQYIRLVNIKINFLENTPLQGLILVIFEDKGQLKKSKRNAPEKLSSRDALVEEMEKELIYTKQQLYTTIEQMETSLEELKSTNEELQSTNEELQSTNEEALTTKEEMQSLNEELMTINMQYQMKADQLTLLNNDMKNMLDNTEIGTIFLDNNLDILRFTPQIKKLFNVIPSDVGRSITHIVSNSDYPSIESDIREVIERLTVKEVEIKTKLKEWYNLRIMPYRTIDNFINGAVLTINRITPYKQLENTLHVIMKYMEHYIDVIEDGVVILDKNLIIVRANQHSVDMLAAYKSDIVGLPFSQVIPVEWRSKQMDYLLQQCTKTTVSTEVEYGAGKAKNVKLTVTASPYPDRNSKEIFVNLIFTKN comes from the coding sequence ATGGCTAAAGTAAATAAAAATAAGCTGTTTCCGGTTATCGGGATGGGCGGTTCGGCTGGATCCTTCCAGGCGTTCGAGACCTTTTTTAAGCATATGCGCCCCGATAGCGGAATGGCATTTATTATCATTATGCATCTGGGCCCCAATCAAAAAGGTAGTATTGTGCAATTATTTCAAAATTATACCTCAATGCCCGTTTTGGAGGCCGTTGATGGGATGGTTATTGAACCCGACAGTGTTTACATTATTCCGCCGAATGCCGATTTGGGGATACACAACCATAAATTATTGATTTTAAAACCGGCAAAACTTAGCGGGTACCGCATGCCTATAGACTATTTTTTGCAGAGCCTTGCCGAAGATCAATGGAATAAGGCAGTTGCTATTATTTTCTCGGGTATGGGATCCGATGGGGAAACCGGTGTAAGGATGATCAAAGAAAAATTGGGTATGGCTATGGCGCAGGATCCGGACACGGCGCAATACCCAAGCATGCCGGTAAGCGCTATAGAAACTAACCTTGTTGATTATGTATTATCGCCAGAGGAAATGCCAGATAAGCTTTTACAATATATCAACCATCCGGTTTTAGCCGACGATTCTGACGAGCAATCCATCAGCGAAATTAAAAATGCTAATTCGATACAAAAGATTATGATGCTGTTGCGCTCGCATACCGGGCACGATTTTTCTTTATATAAAAAAAGTACCATCACGCGGCGCATTGATCGCCGCATAGCTTTTCATCAACTGCCAAACTATGGCCAATATGTGAATTACCTGCGTGATAACCCCCATGAAATTGATGTTCTGTTCCACGAACTATTAATAGGTGTTACCAAGTTTTTCAGGGATATACAGGCTTATGAGGCCCTGCAAAAAAGCCTGCATCCGCTGTTAAGCAGAAAAGCAGATGGCGAGCCAATCCGGGTTTGGATAGCAGGCTGCTCAACCGGCGAGGAAGCTTATTCGATAGCTATTCTGATTACAGAATATATTAAAACATTAACCAGCGTACACATCCCTAAAGTGCAAATTTTTGCGACCGATTTGGATATGAATGCCATTGAACATGCCCGTACCGGTATTTACAGGAGCAATATCGTGGCCGATGTATCGCCCGAGCGGATTGAGAACTTTTTTATTAAAAATGAGGAATGGTACACTGTAAAAAAAGAACTGCGTGAGATGATTGTTTTTGCGCAGCATAACATTTTAAAAGACGCACCATTTACCAAGCTCGATTTGCTATGCTGCCGCAATGTAATGATCTATCTTACTGCCGAATTACAGCAAAAAATTATTCCGGTATTCCATTATTCGCTTAACGTAAAGGGGCTGTATTTTATGGGCCCCGCTGAAACCTTAGGCGGTTTTAGTGATATGTTTACAACCATTGATTCTAAATGGAAGATATTTGAACGCAAAGATGGCGCATCCTTTTTTGGCAAAATGGCCGACTTTCCTTTTCATACCGCCAGGCAGCCCATCATACCCAATAAAGTTGATATGACTGACAGCTCTCCCCGCAAAAAAACATTAGGCGAAATATTTAATCAGGTACTGATAGACCATTATACACCGACATCGATATTAATTAACGATAAAGGGGATATTGTATACAGCAACGGTAAAACCGGCCGTTACCTTGAGTTGCCTGCTGGCGAAGCCGTGATGAATATCTATCAGATGGCCCGCGAGGAGTTAAGATACGTTTTAAGTAATGCTATTCATCAATCAGTTACACAAAAAGGGCCTGTTACTATTAACGATATTAAGTTAAAAGAAGAGCAATACATCAGGCTGGTTAATATTAAAATTAACTTTTTAGAAAACACGCCGCTACAAGGTTTAATATTAGTGATTTTTGAGGATAAGGGCCAGTTAAAAAAGAGCAAACGAAATGCCCCGGAAAAGCTAAGCAGCCGCGATGCGCTGGTGGAAGAAATGGAGAAGGAGCTGATTTATACTAAACAACAGCTGTATACCACCATAGAGCAGATGGAGACCTCGCTTGAAGAACTAAAATCAACCAATGAGGAATTGCAGAGTACCAATGAAGAATTGCAAAGCACTAATGAGGAGGCCTTAACCACTAAAGAGGAAATGCAGTCGCTAAACGAAGAACTGATGACCATCAACATGCAATACCAGATGAAGGCCGATCAACTCACTTTGTTGAATAACGACATGAAAAACATGTTGGACAATACGGAAATAGGTACCATTTTTTTAGATAACAACCTGGATATATTGCGTTTTACCCCGCAAATAAAAAAGCTGTTTAATGTAATACCCAGCGATGTGGGCCGGTCTATCACCCATATTGTATCTAATTCCGACTATCCATCCATTGAAAGCGATATCCGCGAGGTGATAGAAAGGTTAACGGTTAAGGAGGTGGAAATTAAAACCAAATTAAAGGAGTGGTATAACTTGCGGATAATGCCCTATCGCACTATTGATAATTTTATTAACGGCGCGGTTTTAACCATTAACCGTATTACACCATATAAGCAGCTGGAAAACACCTTGCATGTGATTATGAAATATATGGAACATTATATTGATGTGATAGAAGATGGAGTAGTGATACTTGATAAAAATTTGATTATTGTTAGAGCTAATCAACACTCTGTTGATATGCTGGCTGCCTATAAGTCTGATATTGTTGGCTTGCCTTTCAGCCAGGTTATTCCAGTTGAGTGGCGAAGCAAACAGATGGACTACCTGTTACAGCAATGTACCAAGACAACGGTTAGCACCGAGGTTGAATATGGTGCAGGCAAAGCAAAAAACGTAAAGTTAACTGTAACAGCATCTCCTTACCCCGATCGTAACAGCAAAGAGATATTTGTAAATTTAATTTTTACAAAAAATTAG